The Flavobacterium sp. 123 genome contains a region encoding:
- a CDS encoding TonB-dependent receptor — protein MKKITVLFFLLNISLLFAQKEVSGVVKDNSGVTLPGVNIIEKGTKNGVSTDIDGAYKIKVADGAILVFSYVGYKSISKVANEATINITLSSEGGEQELKEVQIVGSRNTKRTVVNSAVPIDVINMKELTTQSGKIEINQLLQYIAPSFNANKQSGSDGADHVDPASLRGMGPDQTLVLINGKRRHQSSLVTIYGTRGRGNTGTDLNAIPAASIKRIEILRDGAAAQYGSDAIAGVINIVLNDNIDELTGSVTYGTFNTNSKGDFLPGTVNKTGFRLDENGNGNTYGKNKSFDGNTVKIGANYGVAIGKNGGFANFTTEYFSKEKVLRPGYDFRKGFGEASMDSYNFSVNMAVPISEKAKFYAFGGRNYRDTDAYAFTRNSGNANVVESVYPGGYTPRITSIILDNSITAGVRTETASGWNVDISNTFGKNLFHYTIKGTMNPSLLEASPLEFDAGGHSLSQNVTNFDLSKNYDTVLEGMNLAFGAEFRTEQFNIFAGEEGAYTTYDENRQPITDPTTQSPPIDPISGDPRPGSSQGFPGYSPSNVVNKNRSNLSLYTDAEFDITKSFMVSGAVRFEKYSDFGSTVNGKVASRLKITDNINLRGSVSTGFRAPSLAQSYYGLHFTNIDAGGATEILLSPNNSPVTKSFGIQKLNEETAVNASLGLTSTFGNFTATVDGYIINVKDRIVLTSYFDASSKGLGVDLAQFFANAADTKTIGLDVVLAWKKKFNNSNFGATLVGNINNMKIAKVNNGNLDAETFFGAREQAFLLASAPKSKFGLNLNYSNKRFDSGIAFTHFSKVVLVDYGGENDVYTAKTSTDLTLGYQLSKQLKLTVGSNNLFNIYPDKQDEQGNTEAGGYWDAVQMGFNGAYYYARLGFTF, from the coding sequence ATGAAAAAAATCACAGTACTGTTTTTCTTACTAAACATCAGTTTACTTTTTGCACAAAAAGAAGTATCTGGGGTAGTAAAAGATAATTCCGGCGTTACTTTACCCGGCGTAAATATCATCGAAAAAGGAACAAAAAACGGCGTTTCAACTGATATTGATGGAGCTTACAAAATCAAAGTGGCTGACGGAGCTATTCTAGTATTTAGCTATGTTGGATACAAATCAATTTCAAAAGTAGCGAATGAAGCTACTATTAATATCACGCTATCTTCTGAAGGAGGAGAACAAGAATTAAAAGAAGTTCAAATTGTAGGTTCTAGAAACACCAAAAGAACTGTTGTAAACTCAGCAGTGCCTATTGATGTTATCAATATGAAAGAGCTTACTACACAAAGTGGAAAAATTGAAATCAATCAATTGTTGCAATACATTGCTCCATCATTCAACGCTAATAAACAATCTGGTTCTGACGGTGCGGATCACGTTGACCCAGCTTCATTAAGAGGAATGGGACCTGACCAAACATTAGTTTTAATCAATGGAAAAAGAAGACACCAATCATCGCTTGTTACTATTTATGGAACTCGTGGTAGAGGAAATACAGGAACTGACTTAAATGCTATTCCAGCTGCTTCTATTAAAAGAATCGAAATTTTGAGAGATGGTGCTGCTGCACAATATGGTTCTGATGCCATTGCAGGAGTTATTAATATTGTATTGAATGACAATATTGATGAATTAACAGGTTCTGTGACATACGGAACTTTCAACACAAACTCAAAAGGAGATTTTCTTCCAGGTACTGTTAACAAAACTGGTTTTAGATTAGATGAAAACGGAAATGGAAATACTTACGGAAAAAACAAATCTTTTGACGGAAATACAGTAAAAATTGGCGCTAATTATGGTGTTGCAATTGGAAAAAACGGTGGTTTTGCAAACTTCACTACTGAATATTTTAGCAAAGAAAAAGTGTTACGTCCAGGATATGACTTCAGAAAAGGTTTTGGAGAAGCTTCAATGGATAGTTATAATTTCTCTGTGAATATGGCTGTGCCAATTTCAGAAAAAGCTAAATTCTATGCTTTTGGCGGAAGAAACTACAGAGATACCGATGCTTACGCTTTTACAAGAAATAGCGGTAATGCTAATGTGGTTGAATCTGTTTATCCAGGTGGATATACTCCAAGAATTACTTCTATAATACTTGACAACTCTATCACTGCTGGAGTAAGAACAGAAACTGCTAGTGGATGGAATGTTGACATCAGTAATACTTTTGGTAAAAACCTTTTTCATTATACTATAAAAGGTACTATGAACCCATCTTTACTAGAGGCATCTCCTTTAGAATTTGACGCTGGTGGTCATAGCTTATCTCAAAATGTAACTAACTTTGATTTATCAAAAAATTATGATACTGTATTAGAAGGAATGAATTTAGCTTTTGGAGCAGAATTCCGTACTGAGCAATTTAATATTTTTGCTGGAGAAGAAGGTGCATACACAACTTATGATGAAAACAGACAACCTATAACTGATCCTACTACACAATCACCTCCTATCGATCCTATTTCAGGAGACCCAAGACCAGGAAGTTCTCAAGGTTTCCCTGGATACAGTCCTAGCAATGTAGTTAACAAAAACCGTAGCAACCTATCCTTATACACTGATGCGGAATTTGACATTACAAAAAGCTTCATGGTAAGTGGTGCTGTTCGTTTTGAAAAATACAGTGATTTTGGTAGTACTGTCAATGGAAAAGTAGCTTCAAGACTTAAAATTACAGATAACATCAATTTAAGAGGTTCTGTTAGTACAGGATTCCGTGCTCCTTCATTAGCACAATCTTATTATGGTTTACACTTTACTAATATTGACGCAGGTGGAGCAACTGAAATTTTACTATCTCCAAACAATAGTCCAGTAACTAAATCTTTTGGAATTCAAAAACTAAATGAGGAAACAGCTGTTAATGCTTCGTTAGGACTTACTTCTACTTTTGGCAACTTCACCGCTACTGTAGACGGATACATTATTAATGTAAAAGACAGAATCGTTTTAACAAGTTATTTCGATGCTTCTTCAAAAGGATTAGGAGTAGATTTAGCACAATTTTTTGCTAATGCTGCCGATACAAAAACTATAGGTTTAGACGTAGTTCTTGCTTGGAAGAAAAAATTCAACAACTCAAACTTTGGCGCAACTCTTGTTGGAAACATAAACAACATGAAAATTGCAAAAGTTAACAATGGTAACCTAGATGCTGAAACTTTCTTTGGCGCACGTGAACAAGCTTTCTTATTAGCATCAGCTCCAAAAAGCAAATTTGGTTTAAATCTTAACTATTCAAACAAAAGATTTGATTCAGGAATTGCGTTCACCCATTTCAGCAAAGTAGTCTTAGTTGATTATGGAGGAGAAAACGATGTGTATACTGCTAAAACTTCTACAGATTTAACTTTAGGATATCAATTATCTAAACAATTAAAATTAACAGTAGGTAGCAACAACCTTTTCAATATTTACCCTGACAAACAAGATGAGCAAGGTAATACTGAAGCAGGAGGATACTGGGATGCCGTTCAAATGGGATTCAATGGAGCTTATTACTATGCTAGATTAGGATTTACTTTCTAA
- a CDS encoding 4Fe-4S dicluster domain-containing protein has product MAIIITDECINCGACEPECPNTAIYEGADDWRYKDGTKLSGKVILPDGTEVDSDAAQTPISDEVYYIVPGKCTECKGFHDEPQCAAVCPVDCCIPDENHVESEETLLNRQAFLHNE; this is encoded by the coding sequence ATGGCAATAATAATTACAGATGAATGTATCAATTGTGGAGCTTGCGAACCAGAGTGTCCAAATACTGCAATATATGAAGGAGCTGATGACTGGAGATATAAAGATGGAACAAAACTTAGTGGAAAAGTAATTTTGCCAGATGGCACTGAAGTAGATTCAGATGCTGCTCAAACACCTATTTCTGACGAAGTTTATTACATTGTACCTGGAAAATGTACAGAATGTAAAGGATTTCATGATGAACCACAATGTGCTGCTGTTTGTCCTGTTGACTGTTGTATTCCTGATGAAAATCATGTGGAATCAGAAGAAACCCTGTTAAACAGACAAGCTTTTTTACACAACGAATAG
- a CDS encoding acyl-CoA reductase, translating into MTLETKKSVFVALGKFLKQFSESNTIKNSNVLNNDLFFDDCIKLIHLSQSHNGWYTPEQVYFSLQSWAEALTEENLNEWISSYDFNTVTPKNIALILAGNIPLVGFHDFLSVLISGHSVLVKTSSNDQHLLPFLAKYIIAIEPEFANKIAFLEGKLENFDAVIATGSNNTARYFEYYFKDKPSIIRKSRNSVAILNGEETKEQLIALGEDIFRYFGLGCRNVSKLFVPKGYSFDTFFEAIFEYQDVIHYEKYANNYDYNKAVFLMSNFKLLDNGFLTIKEDSSYASPISSVFYEFYENLADLEKRLESENEQIQCIVSNNHIKNSIPFGTTQSPKLWDYADNLDTISFLLTIK; encoded by the coding sequence ATGACATTAGAAACAAAAAAAAGTGTTTTTGTGGCATTAGGAAAATTTTTAAAACAGTTTTCTGAAAGCAATACAATTAAAAATTCCAACGTTTTAAACAACGATTTATTTTTTGATGATTGTATCAAATTAATTCATTTATCACAATCTCATAATGGGTGGTACACTCCTGAACAAGTTTATTTTTCATTACAATCTTGGGCCGAAGCCTTAACAGAAGAAAATCTAAACGAATGGATTTCAAGCTATGATTTCAACACTGTTACGCCTAAAAATATTGCCTTAATTCTAGCTGGAAACATACCGCTAGTTGGCTTTCATGATTTTCTGTCCGTACTAATAAGCGGTCATAGTGTATTAGTGAAAACATCCTCAAATGACCAGCACCTTTTGCCTTTTTTAGCAAAATACATTATTGCTATTGAACCAGAGTTTGCTAACAAAATAGCTTTCTTAGAAGGAAAATTAGAAAATTTCGATGCCGTTATTGCAACAGGAAGCAATAATACAGCACGTTATTTTGAATACTATTTTAAAGACAAACCTTCAATTATTCGCAAAAGCCGAAATTCAGTTGCTATACTAAATGGAGAAGAAACTAAAGAACAATTAATCGCTTTAGGAGAAGATATCTTCAGATATTTTGGATTAGGTTGCCGCAATGTTTCTAAGTTATTTGTACCGAAAGGATATTCATTTGATACTTTTTTCGAAGCTATTTTTGAATACCAAGACGTAATACATTATGAAAAATACGCTAATAATTACGATTATAACAAAGCGGTTTTCTTGATGAGTAATTTCAAATTGCTTGATAATGGTTTTTTGACCATAAAAGAAGATTCTAGTTATGCTTCACCGATTTCTAGTGTTTTTTACGAATTTTATGAAAATCTTGCCGATTTAGAAAAACGATTAGAATCAGAAAACGAGCAAATTCAATGTATAGTAAGCAATAATCACATAAAAAATAGTATTCCGTTTGGAACAACACAAAGCCCAAAATTATGGGATTACGCAGATAACCTAGATACTATTTCGTTTTTGTTAACAATAAAGTAA